A genomic window from Planococcus rifietoensis includes:
- a CDS encoding alpha-amylase family glycosyl hydrolase translates to MKRKTIIWALAAALLLPTTASVAAEETRTIEDESIYDVLVDRYFNKQIQNDYEVDSTDPASFSGGDFSGMESELAHVRDMGFTVLSVGPVFQTASYDGRQVLDYSKLERHFGTAEELQSLVDEVHEGDMKVIVDLPTQEVSVDHEWAQENPDWFTENDDQTLALDTANEEVQQALIEMFGDFRDTYGLDGVRLQDSEELDPSFVESFSTAMKQQEGFYVLADAEMENQAGFDAVVQQGVEQTLRDSYRNFDQSLADIPELMQQTEGKLIRVDSLDGSRFTSDIVESRGYPPTRWRMLFAQLLTMPGIPVVQYGSETAMNGEALPESHQILDMAVEKELIDYITNLNSLRNSSEALRTGELELLYEEEGWMVYKRSNEEESWVIAINNSSETKSLSLAPEVVGEGMEMRGLFESDIVRPDEDGQYRLTLDRELVETYHITEKRGLNTAYIVTLGLMYLIFMGFLWIVWKKGKQRKADEAAKQNK, encoded by the coding sequence TTGAAGAGAAAAACGATAATTTGGGCTTTGGCAGCAGCATTGCTATTGCCGACAACAGCCAGTGTGGCAGCTGAAGAAACCCGCACAATTGAAGACGAAAGCATCTATGACGTGCTCGTAGACCGCTATTTCAATAAACAGATCCAGAACGATTATGAAGTGGATTCCACCGATCCGGCATCGTTCAGCGGCGGTGATTTCTCAGGGATGGAAAGTGAACTAGCGCACGTCCGGGATATGGGCTTTACGGTGCTGTCAGTTGGGCCAGTCTTCCAGACCGCAAGCTATGATGGGCGGCAAGTGCTGGATTATAGTAAGTTGGAACGCCATTTCGGAACGGCGGAAGAATTACAGTCGCTCGTCGATGAAGTGCACGAAGGCGACATGAAAGTCATCGTCGACTTGCCGACGCAAGAAGTAAGCGTGGATCATGAGTGGGCACAGGAAAATCCTGATTGGTTTACTGAAAACGATGACCAAACGCTAGCGCTTGATACAGCTAATGAAGAAGTCCAACAAGCCCTGATCGAAATGTTCGGTGACTTTCGCGATACATATGGATTAGACGGAGTTCGTTTGCAAGATTCAGAGGAATTGGACCCCTCATTTGTAGAAAGCTTCTCCACTGCCATGAAGCAGCAAGAAGGGTTTTACGTATTGGCAGATGCAGAAATGGAGAACCAGGCTGGATTTGATGCGGTCGTGCAACAAGGCGTAGAACAGACGCTCCGCGACAGCTACCGCAATTTTGACCAGTCCTTGGCCGATATCCCTGAATTGATGCAACAAACAGAAGGCAAATTGATCCGTGTCGATTCACTTGACGGTTCACGCTTTACATCAGACATCGTCGAGTCAAGAGGCTATCCACCGACACGCTGGCGCATGCTATTTGCGCAATTATTGACGATGCCGGGCATTCCGGTCGTCCAATATGGTTCTGAAACAGCGATGAACGGCGAAGCGTTGCCGGAATCGCACCAAATTTTGGACATGGCGGTCGAAAAGGAATTGATCGACTACATCACCAATCTAAATTCATTGCGCAATTCATCTGAAGCATTGCGTACAGGTGAATTGGAACTGCTTTATGAAGAAGAGGGCTGGATGGTGTATAAGCGTTCAAATGAAGAAGAGTCGTGGGTCATTGCCATTAATAACTCTTCTGAAACGAAAAGTTTAAGTTTGGCACCAGAGGTTGTGGGTGAAGGAATGGAAATGCGAGGGCTGTTCGAAAGCGATATCGTTCGTCCGGATGAAGACGGGCAGTACCGCCTCACCTTGGACCGCGAATTGGTAGAAACCTACCATATTACTGAAAAACGAGGGCTGAATACGGCGTATATCGTCACGCTTGGGCTAATGTACTTGATTTTCATGGGCTTTTTATGGATTGTTTGGAAAAAGGGCAAGCAGCGAAAAGCTGATGAAGCAGCAAAACAAAATAAATAA
- a CDS encoding YisL family protein — protein sequence MGFLTDTTHLHITMWVVGIVLFLVAAFMHRDSKGRKIVHMITRLIYVLIIITGLTLFIEHSSYDAMLYGLKFLFGLLTIGMMEMVLVRGKKQKPVTLFWVLFAVFLLVTLFLGFKLPVGFNFMA from the coding sequence TTGGGATTTTTAACTGATACAACACATTTACACATTACCATGTGGGTAGTGGGCATCGTGCTTTTCCTCGTGGCTGCATTTATGCACCGCGACAGCAAGGGGCGCAAAATCGTCCACATGATCACGAGACTGATCTACGTTTTGATCATCATCACCGGGCTGACATTGTTCATCGAGCATTCGTCATACGACGCCATGCTTTACGGCTTGAAATTCCTATTCGGACTATTGACCATCGGCATGATGGAAATGGTGCTCGTGCGTGGCAAGAAGCAAAAGCCTGTAACCTTGTTCTGGGTACTGTTTGCAGTATTCTTGCTCGTGACTTTATTCCTCGGCTTCAAATTGCCGGTCGGCTTTAACTTCATGGCTTAA